The following are encoded in a window of Nocardioides houyundeii genomic DNA:
- a CDS encoding sulfite exporter TauE/SafE family protein — MLWEAAVVLLAGVGAGAINAIVGSGTLITFPTLLAFGVPPVTANVSNTIGLVPGSLAGALGYRAELSGQRGRVARLAVASLLGGTVGAALLLVLPASAFESIVPVLILLGVVLVVAGPRVSAAVARRHAHLGGLPEHGAVWVWPAVAATGVYGGYFGAAQGVLLMAVMGIGIPETLQRLNGVKNVLAALVNGVSGLIFVVVADVDWQVVLLIATGSVIGGLLGARVGRRLPDKALRLAIVVVGLTALVFFVAR; from the coding sequence ATGCTCTGGGAAGCGGCCGTCGTCTTGCTGGCGGGCGTGGGCGCTGGAGCCATCAACGCGATCGTGGGGTCGGGAACGCTCATCACGTTCCCGACCCTGCTGGCGTTCGGAGTGCCCCCGGTGACCGCGAACGTCTCCAACACCATCGGCCTGGTGCCCGGCTCGCTCGCCGGTGCCTTGGGCTACCGCGCCGAGCTGTCGGGACAACGCGGCCGGGTCGCCCGGCTGGCGGTCGCCTCGCTGCTGGGTGGCACCGTGGGGGCCGCCCTGCTTCTGGTGCTGCCCGCTTCGGCCTTCGAGTCGATCGTGCCGGTGCTGATCCTCCTGGGGGTCGTCCTGGTCGTCGCCGGCCCTCGGGTCTCGGCTGCCGTGGCGCGACGTCACGCCCATCTCGGCGGACTACCCGAGCACGGTGCGGTCTGGGTCTGGCCTGCCGTGGCGGCCACGGGGGTGTACGGCGGCTACTTCGGGGCCGCCCAGGGCGTGCTGCTGATGGCGGTCATGGGGATCGGCATCCCCGAGACGCTGCAACGGCTCAACGGCGTGAAGAACGTGCTGGCGGCCCTGGTGAACGGAGTCTCCGGCCTCATCTTCGTGGTGGTGGCCGACGTGGACTGGCAGGTGGTGCTCCTGATCGCCACCGGCTCGGTGATCGGCGGGCTGCTGGGAGCCAGGGTGGGGCGCCGGCTCCCCGACAAGGCGCTCCGGCTGGCGATCGTGGTGGTGGGGCTCACCGCCCTGGTCTTCTTCGTCGCGCGCTGA
- the cobA gene encoding uroporphyrinogen-III C-methyltransferase, whose translation MDFPPYPTGLRLAGRRVVVAGGGHVAQRRVPSLLAAGADVLVVSPQVTPAIEGMAGEITLELRRFRPSDLDGAWYVVAATNDPEANEQISEAAEERRIFCVRSDDATAATAWTPAVGRHGSVTVAVLGNREPRQSASLRDDIITALRDGQLTTAGALDRTPGVVLVGGGPGDPELVTVAARHALASADVVVADRLAPRTLLGQLGPDVELIDVAKLPRGRSALQEQINQLLIDRARQGKRVVRFKGGDNFVFGRGYEELLACREAGVPVTVIPGLSSSISVPGVSQIPVTHRGVAHEFTVISGHLPPGHPDSLVEWSAVARMRGTVVLLMAVENAPAIAEELLLGGRRAETPVAVIMEGTMPGERTVLSTLGELTQDLASHQVRPPAIIVVGDVVRVAHPERYRVLAD comes from the coding sequence ATGGACTTCCCCCCGTATCCCACCGGACTGCGCCTGGCCGGCCGACGAGTGGTCGTGGCGGGAGGCGGACACGTCGCCCAGCGCCGCGTCCCCTCCCTGCTCGCAGCCGGAGCCGACGTGCTGGTGGTCTCCCCCCAGGTGACGCCCGCGATCGAGGGGATGGCCGGCGAGATCACGCTCGAGCTGCGGCGCTTTCGGCCCTCGGACCTCGACGGCGCCTGGTACGTGGTCGCCGCCACCAACGACCCCGAGGCCAATGAGCAGATCTCCGAGGCTGCGGAGGAACGGCGGATCTTCTGCGTCCGCAGTGATGACGCCACGGCCGCCACGGCCTGGACCCCGGCGGTCGGGCGCCACGGGTCGGTGACGGTGGCGGTTCTCGGCAACCGCGAGCCCCGCCAGTCGGCCTCCCTGCGGGACGACATCATCACCGCCCTGCGCGACGGCCAGCTCACGACGGCCGGTGCCCTGGACCGCACCCCTGGTGTGGTGCTGGTCGGCGGTGGGCCCGGCGACCCCGAGCTCGTGACCGTCGCGGCGCGGCACGCGCTGGCCTCGGCGGACGTGGTGGTCGCAGACCGGTTGGCACCGCGCACGCTGCTCGGTCAGCTCGGACCTGACGTCGAGCTCATCGACGTGGCCAAGCTGCCCCGCGGGCGCAGCGCTCTCCAGGAGCAGATCAACCAGCTCCTGATCGACCGGGCACGCCAGGGCAAGCGGGTGGTGCGCTTCAAGGGCGGGGACAACTTCGTGTTCGGCCGGGGATACGAGGAGCTGCTCGCCTGCCGCGAGGCCGGGGTGCCGGTCACGGTGATCCCGGGGCTCTCCTCCTCCATCTCCGTCCCCGGCGTCTCCCAGATCCCCGTCACCCATCGGGGCGTGGCCCACGAGTTCACGGTGATCTCCGGTCACCTCCCGCCCGGACACCCCGACTCCCTGGTCGAGTGGTCGGCCGTGGCGCGGATGCGCGGCACCGTGGTGCTGCTGATGGCGGTGGAGAACGCGCCAGCCATCGCCGAGGAGCTGCTGCTGGGTGGCCGGAGGGCCGAGACCCCGGTCGCGGTGATCATGGAGGGCACGATGCCCGGCGAGCGCACCGTCCTGTCCACGCTGGGCGAGCTGACCCAGGACCTGGCCAGCCACCAGGTACGTCCGCCGGCCATCATCGTCGTGGGAGACGTGGTCCGGGTCGCCCATCCGGAGCGCTACCGGGTCTTGGCAGACTGA
- a CDS encoding acyl-CoA dehydrogenase family protein, whose product MINLETPKKHRTLVDQAHQVAMNMLRPISRKYDRAEHSYPKELDMLAAMIDGLSESGTAEGAGAAPVIKERKSDDGSVRNGANIASILSVAEMCWGDTALLLSMPRQGLGNAAIASVADAEQQQRFRGTWAAMAITEPGMGSDSAALTTTAILDGDHYVINGEKIFVTAGERADAVVVWASLDKSLGRAAIKSFVVEKGTPGMKVERLEHKLGIRASDTAVITFTDCRVPAENLLGSPDIDVKAGFGGAMATFDNTRPLVAAMAIGCARAALDLTRDLLEQAGVVIDYDRPALVQSAAAAKFLQMEADLEGAQMLALQAAWMADNKKPNSLEASMAKAKAGRVGSDITLSCVELAGTLGYSETELLEKWGRDSKILDIFEGTQQIQQLIVARRVLGLSSAELK is encoded by the coding sequence ATGATCAATCTCGAGACGCCCAAGAAGCACCGCACGCTGGTCGACCAGGCACATCAGGTCGCGATGAACATGCTGCGGCCCATCTCCCGCAAGTACGACCGCGCCGAGCACTCCTACCCCAAGGAGCTCGACATGCTGGCCGCGATGATCGACGGCCTGTCGGAGTCCGGCACTGCCGAGGGCGCCGGTGCTGCCCCGGTGATCAAGGAGCGGAAGTCCGACGACGGCTCGGTGCGCAACGGCGCCAACATCGCCTCGATCCTCTCGGTGGCGGAGATGTGCTGGGGCGACACCGCCCTGCTGCTGAGCATGCCCCGCCAGGGGCTGGGCAACGCGGCGATCGCCTCGGTCGCCGACGCCGAGCAGCAGCAGCGGTTCAGGGGGACCTGGGCGGCGATGGCGATCACCGAGCCCGGGATGGGCTCCGACTCCGCAGCCCTGACCACCACCGCCATCCTGGACGGGGACCACTACGTCATCAACGGCGAGAAGATCTTCGTCACCGCCGGGGAGCGAGCGGACGCCGTCGTGGTGTGGGCCTCGCTGGACAAGTCCCTGGGCCGGGCCGCCATCAAGTCCTTCGTGGTGGAGAAGGGCACGCCCGGCATGAAGGTGGAGCGGCTCGAGCACAAGCTCGGCATCCGCGCCTCCGACACCGCCGTGATCACCTTCACCGACTGTCGCGTTCCCGCGGAGAACCTGCTCGGCTCTCCGGACATCGACGTGAAGGCCGGGTTCGGAGGCGCCATGGCGACCTTCGACAACACTCGCCCTCTGGTGGCCGCGATGGCCATCGGGTGCGCCCGCGCGGCCCTGGACCTGACCCGGGACCTGTTGGAGCAGGCCGGAGTGGTCATCGACTACGACCGGCCCGCGCTGGTGCAGAGCGCGGCCGCGGCGAAGTTCCTCCAGATGGAGGCCGACCTCGAGGGCGCCCAGATGCTGGCGCTGCAGGCCGCCTGGATGGCGGACAACAAGAAGCCCAACTCGCTCGAGGCCTCGATGGCCAAGGCCAAGGCGGGCCGAGTGGGCTCCGACATCACTCTCTCCTGCGTCGAGCTCGCCGGCACGCTGGGCTACAGCGAGACCGAGCTGCTGGAGAAGTGGGGACGGGACTCCAAGATCCTCGACATCTTCGAGGGCACCCAGCAGATCCAGCAGCTCATCGTGGCCCGCCGCGTGCTCGGTCTCTCCAGCGCCGAGCTTAAGTAG
- a CDS encoding acyl-CoA dehydrogenase family protein has protein sequence MATITSLTSRGKHGLASWETRAPIGYAVAALNRLAQSDLLDRVGLRRTTEQAVYTATRSGFQVAAAAGRTFARRGKKQDGVRVATARPGEVFDLTPTEDEEMLVDVVRELAAEVLRPAAGESNETCAAPEEVLRSSLEIGLPTLGVPEALGGIFEERSAVAGALVAEALAHGDMGLAVATLAPGAVATAISLWGDDEQQQTYLPAFTGDDVPAAALALAEPTVLYDALAPATAATPTLDGYTLTGCKSAVVRGAEAELFVVGAMLEGAPALFLVESTAAGLRVEADPSMGVRAAGLTRLTLDETPAQLLGEADGSSYTECVRLSRLAWCALAVGTGQAVLDYVTPYVKEREAFGEPVAHRQSVAFMVANIAIELQAMRLVTWKAAARAAQGKDFAREVALARRLCTDKGMQIGLDGVQLLGGHGFVKEHPVERWYRDLRALGVMEGGVLV, from the coding sequence ATGGCAACCATCACCAGCCTCACCTCCCGGGGCAAGCACGGGCTCGCCTCCTGGGAGACCCGCGCCCCCATCGGATACGCCGTCGCAGCGCTCAACCGGCTGGCCCAGAGCGACCTGCTGGACCGCGTCGGCCTTCGCCGGACGACGGAGCAGGCGGTCTACACCGCCACCCGCAGCGGGTTCCAGGTCGCGGCCGCCGCGGGCCGGACCTTCGCCCGTCGGGGCAAGAAGCAGGACGGCGTCCGGGTGGCGACCGCGCGCCCGGGGGAGGTCTTCGACCTCACCCCGACCGAGGACGAGGAGATGCTCGTCGACGTGGTGCGGGAGCTCGCTGCCGAGGTGCTGCGACCGGCCGCCGGCGAGTCCAACGAGACCTGTGCCGCCCCCGAGGAGGTGCTGAGGTCGAGCCTGGAGATCGGTCTGCCGACCCTGGGTGTCCCGGAGGCGCTCGGTGGGATCTTCGAGGAGCGCTCCGCCGTGGCGGGCGCGCTCGTGGCAGAGGCGCTGGCCCACGGAGACATGGGCCTCGCTGTCGCCACCCTGGCGCCGGGTGCGGTCGCCACCGCCATCTCGCTGTGGGGCGACGACGAGCAGCAGCAGACCTACCTGCCGGCCTTCACCGGCGACGACGTTCCCGCGGCGGCCCTCGCCCTCGCCGAGCCGACGGTGCTCTACGACGCCCTCGCCCCGGCGACCGCAGCCACCCCGACCCTGGACGGGTACACGCTGACGGGCTGCAAGTCGGCCGTGGTGCGCGGCGCCGAGGCCGAGCTCTTCGTCGTGGGCGCCATGCTCGAGGGCGCTCCCGCCCTCTTCCTGGTGGAGTCCACCGCAGCAGGGCTGCGTGTCGAGGCGGATCCCTCGATGGGAGTGCGGGCCGCTGGGCTGACGCGGCTCACTCTCGACGAAACCCCCGCCCAGCTGCTCGGCGAGGCCGACGGGTCGTCGTACACCGAGTGCGTGCGGCTCTCCCGGCTCGCCTGGTGCGCCCTGGCGGTCGGCACCGGACAAGCCGTGCTCGACTACGTCACCCCCTACGTGAAGGAGCGGGAGGCCTTCGGCGAACCGGTGGCCCACCGCCAGTCGGTGGCGTTCATGGTCGCCAACATCGCGATCGAGCTCCAGGCGATGCGTCTGGTCACCTGGAAGGCGGCGGCGCGAGCCGCGCAGGGCAAGGACTTCGCCCGGGAGGTGGCGCTGGCGCGCCGTCTCTGCACGGACAAGGGCATGCAGATCGGCCTCGACGGCGTCCAGCTGCTCGGGGGACACGGCTTCGTCAAGGAGCACCCCGTGGAGCGGTGGTACCGCGACCTCCGGGCCCTGGGCGTGATGGAAGGAGGCGTCCTCGTCTGA
- a CDS encoding TrmH family RNA methyltransferase has translation MAQLIEISDPDDPRLGDYRDLRDVQLRKSLEAEHGLFIAEGEKVVRRAVEAGFAPRSFLMAPRWLDGLAEVLATTEAPCYVLSEDLAEEVTGFHVHRGALASLQRQPLAPLEQVLTGARSVLVLEDVVDHTNVGAIFRSGAALGFDAVLLSPRCADPLYRRSIKVAMGAVFTMPWTRLPDWAEALPTLTTAGFTTVALTLAPDATPIEQAVADVDRLALVLGSEGPGLSARWQASADRRAIIEMREGIDSLNVAAATAVACYVAARRPGAHR, from the coding sequence GTGGCCCAGCTGATCGAGATCTCCGACCCCGACGATCCCCGACTGGGCGACTACCGCGACCTCCGGGACGTGCAGCTGCGCAAGAGCCTGGAGGCCGAGCACGGGCTGTTCATCGCCGAGGGGGAGAAGGTGGTACGCCGGGCGGTCGAGGCCGGCTTCGCCCCTCGCTCGTTCCTGATGGCGCCGCGGTGGCTCGACGGCCTCGCCGAGGTGCTGGCGACCACCGAGGCCCCCTGCTACGTGCTGAGCGAGGACCTGGCCGAGGAGGTCACCGGCTTCCACGTGCACCGGGGCGCATTGGCCTCCCTGCAGCGTCAGCCGCTGGCCCCGCTGGAGCAGGTGCTGACCGGGGCACGGTCCGTGCTGGTGCTCGAGGACGTGGTGGACCACACCAACGTCGGGGCCATCTTCCGGTCCGGAGCCGCACTGGGGTTCGACGCGGTGCTGCTGTCCCCGCGCTGCGCGGACCCGCTGTACCGCAGGTCGATCAAGGTCGCCATGGGCGCGGTCTTCACGATGCCGTGGACCCGCCTGCCCGACTGGGCCGAAGCCCTGCCCACCTTGACCACAGCCGGCTTCACCACGGTGGCGCTGACCCTGGCGCCCGATGCGACGCCGATCGAGCAGGCGGTCGCCGACGTGGACCGGCTGGCTCTCGTGCTCGGCTCGGAGGGCCCGGGCCTCTCGGCGCGGTGGCAGGCGAGCGCGGACCGCAGAGCCATCATCGAGATGCGTGAGGGCATCGACTCCCTCAACGTGGCCGCCGCGACGGCGGTGGCGTGCTACGTGGCCGCGCGCCGCCCGGGCGCGCACCGCTGA
- a CDS encoding YiaA/YiaB family inner membrane protein, which translates to MSNPTTARNTNAFFLQAGISFGVALLTMIVGILYLPVDPWVRAFLGMGTVFLTTSCFTLAKCVRDAQETQSVVSRLDQARVEKILADHDPFNAVA; encoded by the coding sequence ATGAGCAATCCGACCACTGCCCGCAACACCAACGCCTTCTTCCTCCAGGCCGGCATCTCCTTCGGAGTCGCCCTCCTGACGATGATCGTCGGCATCCTCTACCTGCCGGTCGATCCCTGGGTCCGCGCCTTCCTCGGCATGGGCACCGTCTTCCTCACGACCTCCTGCTTCACGCTCGCCAAGTGCGTGCGGGACGCGCAGGAGACCCAGAGCGTGGTGAGTCGTCTCGACCAGGCTCGGGTGGAGAAGATCCTGGCCGACCACGACCCGTTCAACGCCGTCGCCTGA
- a CDS encoding FMN reductase: protein MSNLVVVTAGLHVPSSTRLLADQLRDATVRRLSDAGEAPRVSVIELRALAHALADNLLTGFPSGELADAVERVRSADALIAVTPVFSASFSGLFKTFFDVLEPETLLGKPVLMGATAGTARHSLVLEHAVRPLFSYLRAITVPTAVFAATEDFGGDPALSARVERAAAELVAMLGAELPRPAPRLRSVEDELADPTPFSELLSRP, encoded by the coding sequence ATGAGCAACCTCGTCGTCGTCACCGCCGGGCTCCATGTGCCCTCCTCGACCCGGCTGCTGGCCGACCAGCTGAGGGACGCCACCGTACGGCGGCTCTCCGACGCCGGGGAGGCGCCCCGGGTGAGCGTGATCGAGCTGCGTGCCCTGGCGCACGCCCTGGCGGACAACCTGCTGACGGGCTTCCCGTCGGGGGAGCTCGCCGACGCCGTGGAGCGGGTGCGCTCCGCCGACGCGCTGATCGCGGTCACGCCGGTCTTCTCGGCCTCGTTCTCCGGACTGTTCAAGACCTTCTTCGACGTCCTCGAGCCGGAGACGCTGCTCGGCAAGCCGGTCCTGATGGGAGCGACCGCAGGAACGGCCCGGCACTCGCTGGTGCTGGAGCACGCCGTGCGTCCGCTGTTCTCCTACCTCCGGGCGATCACGGTGCCCACGGCGGTCTTCGCGGCGACCGAGGACTTCGGCGGCGACCCGGCCCTGTCCGCGCGAGTCGAGCGGGCTGCTGCCGAGCTGGTCGCGATGCTGGGCGCCGAGCTGCCTCGTCCGGCACCGCGCCTGCGCAGCGTCGAGGACGAGCTGGCCGACCCGACCCCGTTCTCGGAGCTGCTCTCACGCCCGTGA
- a CDS encoding alpha/beta hydrolase, translated as MPIDESSSDDVLGAPYTAETIQLPGDEEGAVVATLVRRPTHGPTNCAVLHVHGFADYFFHTEYAEWWTERGYTFYALDLRKYGRSIRPHQTPNYVTDLHEYFPEIDEAWRRITERDGHEAVVGSAHSTGGLTLPLWADERRSPLSGLVLNSPWFELQGPWWLRTVGTTVLQQVAAMAPRQVIPRTVRGFYGESLHSELGGEWDYDLAWKPVESWPMRAGWISAIRAGHAALHRGLDLSCPSLVLSSARSAQPHEMSEEVTSSDIVLDVEQIRRWAPALGRHVTSVALEGAIHDVVLSRAEVRREVYSTLDRWLAAFVEA; from the coding sequence ATGCCCATCGACGAGTCCTCCAGCGACGACGTGCTCGGAGCGCCGTACACGGCCGAGACCATCCAGCTCCCGGGCGACGAGGAGGGAGCGGTGGTCGCGACCCTGGTCCGGCGACCGACCCACGGGCCCACCAACTGCGCCGTGCTGCACGTCCACGGCTTCGCCGACTACTTCTTCCACACCGAGTACGCCGAGTGGTGGACGGAGCGGGGCTACACCTTCTACGCCCTCGACCTGCGCAAGTACGGCCGGTCCATCCGCCCGCACCAGACCCCGAACTACGTCACCGACCTGCACGAGTACTTCCCCGAGATCGACGAGGCGTGGCGTCGGATCACCGAGCGCGACGGCCACGAGGCGGTGGTGGGCAGCGCGCACTCCACGGGCGGGCTCACCCTGCCGCTCTGGGCCGACGAGAGACGCTCCCCGCTCTCCGGCCTGGTGCTCAACTCCCCCTGGTTCGAGCTGCAGGGACCGTGGTGGCTGCGCACGGTGGGGACCACGGTGCTGCAGCAGGTCGCCGCGATGGCCCCCCGGCAGGTCATCCCCCGCACGGTGCGTGGGTTCTACGGCGAGTCGCTGCACTCCGAGCTCGGTGGGGAGTGGGACTACGACCTTGCCTGGAAGCCCGTCGAGTCCTGGCCGATGCGCGCCGGCTGGATCTCCGCCATCCGCGCCGGCCATGCCGCTCTGCACCGCGGCCTCGACCTGAGCTGTCCGTCGCTGGTGCTCTCCTCGGCCCGCTCCGCCCAGCCCCACGAGATGAGCGAGGAGGTGACCAGCAGCGACATCGTCCTCGACGTGGAGCAGATCCGTCGCTGGGCGCCGGCGCTGGGCCGCCACGTCACGAGCGTGGCACTGGAGGGGGCCATCCACGACGTGGTGCTCTCCCGGGCCGAGGTGCGCCGGGAGGTCTACTCCACCCTGGACCGGTGGCTCGCCGCGTTCGTGGAGGCCTGA
- the def gene encoding peptide deformylase produces the protein MAETVHAPYGPLPEGGTVRPITRWGTPVMHRPQQRVTEFDAGLRALAADMVATMYAADGVGLAACQIGEDVAMFVFDCPDERGVRTVGVVCNPAVTLPDLKDRHLDEDDEGCLSFPGAFVECARPDWARVDGVGLDGEPVSFEGDGLLARCLQHETDHTLGMVFGDRLANRQRKKLNKAHQAAASDYPLEWPATGSSAV, from the coding sequence ATGGCAGAGACCGTCCACGCGCCCTACGGCCCCCTCCCCGAGGGGGGCACCGTCCGCCCGATCACGCGCTGGGGCACGCCGGTGATGCACCGGCCCCAGCAGCGGGTCACCGAGTTCGACGCAGGCCTCCGGGCCCTCGCGGCCGACATGGTGGCCACCATGTACGCCGCTGACGGCGTGGGACTGGCCGCCTGCCAGATCGGGGAGGACGTCGCCATGTTCGTCTTCGACTGCCCCGACGAGCGCGGCGTGCGCACGGTCGGCGTGGTCTGCAACCCCGCCGTCACCCTGCCGGACCTCAAGGACCGGCACCTCGACGAGGACGACGAGGGCTGCCTCTCGTTCCCCGGTGCGTTCGTCGAGTGCGCACGGCCCGACTGGGCCCGGGTCGACGGGGTGGGGCTCGACGGTGAGCCGGTGTCGTTCGAGGGCGACGGACTGCTGGCCAGGTGCCTGCAGCACGAGACCGACCACACCCTGGGGATGGTCTTCGGGGACCGCCTCGCCAACCGCCAGCGCAAGAAGCTCAACAAGGCCCACCAGGCCGCCGCGTCCGACTACCCGCTGGAGTGGCCGGCCACCGGGAGCTCGGCGGTCTAG
- a CDS encoding LLM class flavin-dependent oxidoreductase, which yields MQFGIFTVGDVTTDPTTGRTPTEHERIKATVAIARKAEEVGLDVMAFGQHHNPPFAASSPTTTMAFVAAQTERLILSTSTTLITTTDPVRIAEDYAQLQHLADGRMDLMLGRGNTGPVYPWFGRDIRDGIELAVENYALLHRLWREDVVSWQGKHRTPLQGFTSTPRPLDGVPPFVWHGSIRSPEIAEQAAFYGDGFFSNHIFWPASHTAQMIRLYRRRFEHYGHGTADQAIVGLGGQVFMRRNSQDAVNEFRPYFDNAPVYGHGPSLEEFSSATPLTVGSPQQVIERTLGFREYAGDYQRQLWLMDHAGLPLKTVLEQLDLLGEEVVPVLRKEFAALRPAHVPEAPTHASLVSAAASQSTEVTA from the coding sequence ATGCAGTTCGGGATCTTCACCGTCGGAGACGTCACCACCGATCCCACCACGGGACGCACTCCCACCGAGCACGAGCGGATCAAGGCCACCGTCGCCATCGCCCGCAAGGCCGAAGAGGTGGGCCTGGACGTGATGGCGTTCGGTCAGCACCACAACCCTCCCTTCGCGGCGTCGTCGCCCACCACCACCATGGCCTTCGTGGCGGCTCAGACCGAGCGGCTGATCCTGTCCACCTCGACCACCCTGATCACCACCACGGACCCGGTGCGGATCGCGGAGGACTACGCCCAGCTGCAGCACCTCGCGGACGGCCGGATGGACCTGATGCTGGGCCGTGGCAACACCGGTCCGGTGTATCCGTGGTTCGGTCGGGACATCCGCGACGGCATCGAGCTCGCCGTGGAGAACTACGCGCTGCTGCACCGGTTGTGGCGCGAGGACGTGGTGAGCTGGCAGGGCAAGCACCGCACCCCGCTCCAGGGGTTCACCTCCACCCCTCGGCCGCTCGACGGTGTGCCGCCCTTCGTCTGGCACGGGTCGATCCGCAGTCCGGAGATCGCCGAGCAGGCGGCGTTCTACGGCGACGGGTTCTTCTCCAACCACATCTTCTGGCCCGCGTCCCACACCGCACAGATGATCCGGCTCTACCGTCGCCGGTTCGAGCACTACGGTCACGGCACCGCGGACCAGGCCATCGTCGGCCTGGGGGGCCAGGTGTTCATGCGCCGCAACAGCCAGGACGCGGTCAACGAGTTCCGGCCGTACTTCGACAACGCTCCGGTCTACGGTCACGGCCCCTCGCTGGAGGAGTTCAGCAGTGCCACGCCGCTGACCGTCGGGTCGCCGCAGCAGGTGATCGAACGGACGCTCGGCTTCCGGGAGTACGCCGGCGACTACCAGCGCCAGCTGTGGCTCATGGACCACGCGGGACTGCCGCTCAAGACGGTGCTGGAGCAGCTGGACCTGCTCGGCGAGGAGGTGGTGCCGGTGCTGCGCAAGGAGTTCGCCGCACTGCGGCCCGCGCACGTCCCCGAGGCACCCACCCACGCGTCGCTGGTGTCCGCCGCCGCGTCGCAGAGCACGGAGGTGACGGCATGA
- a CDS encoding HTTM domain-containing protein: MDLRQRVFARLWGVAALAHIAGNPAYGGLIPSAEPVGVLLALLGLVATGVILRPGRAAVLVLMVLVVLSALAEAPVLGNHWLLAALLALAYLLTGGAWHRFEPAARAGLLVFYSFAAFAKLNTGFLDPVTSCGVFHLDQAIGAVGLAPVDPGSVPALLAVWGPAVIELSVPVLLLLRPTRRVGVLVAVGFHTALSFDPAQHFYDFTAVLLPLFLLFLDDATFVRIDRWGRAGAGRARSWLRAAVLVVGVTTTTASVLPASRGSAAWLESGSFLWWTGYVALVFFAMVGPGRVARLSWRVGPAGVALAVLVAANGLSPYLEVKSAYGWNMYSNLVVVDGTSNHLLVPAWPLRAGHQDLVRVLATDDPGLASYVREDYLLPWPTFRTYLTNRPDSSVSYRRAAETVVVDRVGDSDLGAPVPWWWRWLPLRSVHRTAPATCQDAFLPAL, translated from the coding sequence GTGGATCTGCGACAGAGGGTGTTCGCGCGCCTGTGGGGTGTCGCCGCCCTGGCCCACATCGCGGGAAACCCCGCCTACGGGGGCCTGATCCCCTCCGCCGAGCCGGTCGGCGTGCTGCTGGCCCTCCTCGGCCTGGTGGCCACCGGGGTCATCCTGAGACCCGGACGCGCGGCCGTCCTGGTGCTGATGGTCCTGGTAGTGCTCAGCGCACTGGCGGAGGCCCCGGTGCTCGGCAACCACTGGCTCCTGGCGGCCCTCCTCGCCCTCGCCTACCTGCTCACCGGCGGCGCCTGGCACCGGTTCGAGCCCGCGGCCCGCGCGGGACTGCTGGTCTTCTACTCGTTCGCCGCGTTCGCCAAGCTCAACACCGGCTTCCTCGACCCGGTCACCAGCTGCGGGGTCTTCCACCTCGACCAGGCGATCGGCGCCGTGGGCCTGGCGCCGGTCGACCCGGGCTCGGTGCCGGCACTGCTCGCGGTCTGGGGTCCCGCCGTCATCGAGCTGTCGGTGCCGGTGCTGCTCCTGCTGCGACCGACCCGACGAGTCGGGGTGCTGGTGGCGGTCGGCTTCCACACCGCGCTCTCCTTCGACCCGGCACAGCACTTCTACGACTTCACCGCGGTGCTGCTGCCGCTCTTCCTGCTGTTCCTCGACGACGCGACCTTCGTGCGGATCGACCGGTGGGGCCGGGCCGGCGCGGGTCGGGCCCGGAGCTGGCTGCGGGCCGCGGTGCTCGTGGTGGGGGTGACCACCACCACGGCCAGCGTGCTGCCAGCGAGCCGAGGATCCGCGGCGTGGCTCGAGTCCGGCTCGTTCCTGTGGTGGACCGGCTACGTCGCACTGGTCTTCTTCGCCATGGTGGGACCGGGACGCGTGGCCCGGCTCTCCTGGCGCGTGGGCCCGGCCGGGGTGGCGCTGGCGGTCCTGGTGGCTGCCAACGGCCTCTCGCCGTACCTCGAGGTCAAGTCCGCCTACGGCTGGAACATGTACTCCAACCTGGTCGTGGTCGACGGGACCTCCAACCACCTGCTGGTGCCCGCCTGGCCGCTGCGCGCCGGGCACCAGGACCTGGTGCGGGTGCTGGCCACCGACGACCCCGGGCTGGCCAGCTACGTGCGCGAGGACTATCTCCTGCCCTGGCCGACCTTCCGGACCTACCTGACGAACCGACCCGACTCCTCGGTCAGCTATCGACGCGCCGCCGAGACCGTGGTGGTGGACCGGGTGGGCGACAGCGACCTCGGGGCTCCCGTCCCCTGGTGGTGGCGATGGCTGCCCCTGCGGTCGGTGCACCGCACCGCCCCGGCGACCTGCCAGGACGCGTTCCTCCCGGCCCTGTGA